The window GTTCATGCATCTAATCtaagtgtgcgtcccaaatggcaccctattccctatatagtgcactacttttgaccaaaagtcCTATGGGACATAGTCACTATTAAGGGGATAGGGAGTCATCTTCAGTGGGGGAAAACCAGGAGGTCTGATGATGTTTTCTCTCTTTCagaacaaagacagagacagaaaaacaacTGTAAGAAGATAACGCCTGAAGGACAGAAACATCCAGAGGATAAATATCCAACACTATTGTGAAGGATCAGTTCACTTTGCCTATTCTTCAAATGAAAGTTGTAATTACAGTTGTGTACTTAATGAGAATACAATATTTGtatcatgtatatatatatatatattgaaagcACAATGGTGTATTTAAGACCATGGAGGATTTGATATGTGTGTTAAGGGAGGATGTGGGAGCAAAAAGTCCATGAAACATGAGATGATATATATACTCATGACCATTTAGTTAATATCTATCCTTAAACTACTGGGCATTATAATGAACAGGCAGAGGAGGACAGCTATTTCAACGGCTGCAGcccaaatggcactatattccctatattgtgcactacttggGCTCTGGAAACACAAATGACTCGTTACTGAACCTTCCACGGACTTCAGAGCACCCAAATATGACATAACACCACTCTAGAACCCTCCCTGGACTGTATGCCCTTCACTCTCATCAATACGTGCTGGATGTTCATGTTATTGATGTTCAACATATTGTGCTACTACGCTGATGGATCTGAAGTGTACTGGCTGAATCATGGGAGAAAGGCAATCCTTTAGGAAGAATCAGCAGTAGTTCAGTACCATGCAGACCCCGACATCCCCCACCCTTTCATCAATTACCAATCAGATGGATTTGTAAAGCTCTTCTTTTTTTACATCAACAGTTGTTACAGAGTGCTTTTCAGAAGCACAAGCAGAAGCACAGCCCTCAGTCTCAGACAGTGGTGATGGTGACTGGCAGAGCAGAGGAACAGATCCTAGATTACATCTGCAGGTAGAGCTCTGGAAGTCTGCCTGTCTCGTCCCCTGACTGTCCTCTCGTTTACCTTTGGAATTCCATgtgctccctccgtctctcctcctcttctcctgcgtTCTTCCTTCCCAGGAGCGCTACTGACTCACAGGCTCTGTTCTGATGGCTTTACAATGTGTGCAGGGTTCACTCAGATTGTCCTCTGTCCTGCATCTTTGCTGCTTCCTTTTCTATCCGCCATCCGTGACCCCTgtttgaagaagaagaagaagaggtccACTTCATTGTGCTATATCCATGGATGTCCAACTGCTCCTTGTCTTGTCCTTTTTGTCCGACCCCTCCAAagacttacacacacatacagtggttTGAGAGCTCTGACAGATTTCGATCCACCTCCTGAAAAATCATCAAGATCTTTTCATAAATAGTTGAACATTTGGAAATCTGGGCCAATGTTGTGTATTGTttatgtgtttttgtattgtttatgtATTGTTcgataaaaatatgttttatgcTAATGCTCCTTTTCGTGTTATATCATGTGGTCTTCGGATCACAGTCAGTGCAAATCTTTGAAGTCAAATATCTATTCTGTTGCCATAATAGCTAGGTGGCTAGATTGTCTGAACTGCTTGTGTGGAGCAGCTTCATAGAACACCATTCCCAGACCCCAGACCAAACCTCTCAGATCATCACCAGTGACATCAGCTAAGAAAACACAGTCCATAAGGACATCTGGTTTGGGTTGATGATACTCTCTCTGCCCAATGTAAACCCAGTGACCTGTGGACAGTTTAATCAGACCATATAACCCACATCTTTCCCTTCTCTTTACTTAATCTATCATCCAAAAACAACAAACAGTCATCATCTGTCTGCCCCTGGACTAGTGGAAGGAACCtaactagactagactagaccacCGGTGACAAACAGTGTTAATGGGTTATTAGGACCACCGGTGATGCTGCTGGAGTGACAGACAGTGTTAATAGTTGATCAGGACTACTAGCTGCTAGCTCAGATCAATAATCACTCCGGGACACAGATGTACAATTCCTACACCAAAAAAGTAttcttggtaacactttactgtaGGTGTCCTTATGCATGCATTCATAAAGCCTTTTATAACAGCCATATAACATTTGTCATGAGCTGTCAAAAGTCGTTTTAAATAGCATGAGATGTTATAACACCGGTTATAATGGGTGTTAAAAATGACTGAACATACTGTTGACATACTCTCTAATGTCAACTATTAATTACAACTGCTACTATACAGTCTGCCTGACAACTTATGTCATATATTATTACGTAAGAGTCTACATACCAGATGTTATAGCAGGGTGTTATCTCATTTACAACCTCTCTGTCACAGTGAATGGAAAGATGGGCATCATAACCATGTCATGTGCCCTTATAGAGTGTGCATAGACACCTTAAGTAAAGTGACATTAGGTGTTATAGAACTATGAATGTGTTTATACCACAGAATGAGTTGATAGTATCACAAAACATTACCATTCAAAGGATCTCCAAGAAACATGGACAAACAGGAGCATTGATGTACTTACTCATAATAATACAAACAAGGGccacacagagtgattcttggtagtcttaagaAATTCTACTTTGCaacaaagtatacacctcacacacatggttatgggtttaaaacAATAatccacctgtaccatgtcagatacacAATTATAATGtcttacattttgagtttgcatcccaatattacacgttatatacagtaccagtcataagtttggacacacctacttattcaagttTTCTTCcccctattttctacattgtagaataaagctgaagacatcaaaacaacacatatggaataatgtagtaaccaaaaattgtttcaacaaatcaaaatatgtttatactgtatttgagatccttcaaagtagcctccctttgccttgatgacagctttttacactcttggcattctctcaaccagcttcaccttgaaGGCTTTCCCAACAGTTTAAAAATGTTCATATTATCTTCAGCTATAGATTTCATTTTTGATAGTATTTAAACTTAATGGCAGCCAATGAAAAGTATACTGTGACTAGTACATCCTGAATAATTTCGCTAGTTAAATTTACTCAGTATGGCTAGCTTATTAATGATGTGCGATTCGCAAACAATTAGTACATTTTTGTAGTGACTAAGAGTAAAGATTAGTCTCTGTGACTCGCTATCGAGACAGTGAATGAGTCATTAGGAGAGTTGTTTTAGGTCTAAAACATGCCTTGTTCACATGATGTTGGGACCTCGTAAATAAGTCCATCCTACTGGGAAAAATGCACGTAATGGTCAAAGCTCTTTCCAAGCACGTGAACGCTTCAAGTCGTTCCTCCGAAGTAGACATGACGTTGCTCCGATCAATCAGACATGACAACAGTCCTATTCCTGGGAGGAGGAACAACGTACTACGATTGGCTCCTCCTCGTTTGCACAAGACCAGTGGCACAATCAAATAGCGTTAAGCGCTTGTTAAGAGGCAGATTGGTGTGAACCACCCTCTTTTTGTAGCCGAAGGTGCTGAGTTCGATATCATCTTAGGGCGCCACTTTTGCCCAAATATCTCAACTTAAGCTAACCTTTAccgaaccttaacccttaccttaacccagggtttcccaaactcggtcggagggccgagtgtctgtgggttttcgctcctccctgttacttgattgatgaattacgGTCACTAACTGGTAaataactcccctcacctggttgtctaggtcttaattgaaagaaaaaccaaaaacccgcagacactaggccttccatggaatgagtttgacacccctgccctAAGTAGTCGTTTTACATGCCTAAACTTAAGCTAACCAACTAATGTTAGCACTTCCTGTTAATGGCACTCTCTTTTTGAGGTGGTGTGTTTACATCTCAAGCACATTCTTTGCAGTTCTGAACCCAGGGAATGGGACAGTTTTATCTCTCCAATTGAGCAATACTTGAGGCCAGCGTACACTCAGTTATgcttgaaattggacactgtgtcCCTTTACAATGAACAAGAATCTTGTAAAACCAGCCACTCTTGAATTTCATTCTTTGGTCACCAGGGAAATCTCCCCTGCCATGCCTGCACATTAGACAATTAAATGAAATTAAGGAGATCAGTCAAAAGATTTGTCAAAAAATCTTTACAAATAAGTTTAAAATAGTATTTCAAATACTGTTAAAACCGGGGTTGTTTTGGAGCTgagtatttatttaaaaaaatattaaaatcagagaaaataaaatgtttaaatacaaatacctatgttttatttgacccaggtctgcaTAACTTAACAATAATGTGACGTTAGAGGTTGACTTTACAGCTCATTGATGTTGAAAAGTGGTATAATGCAATACTACGTGTCAGTAGGAGTTGTATACTGCTAGGTGAAACTGTAGGTGTCAATAGGAGTTGTATACTGCTAGGTGAAACTGTAGGTGTCAATAGGAGTTGTATACTGCTAGGTGAAACTGTAGGTGTCAATAGGTGTTGTATACTGCTAGGGAAACTGTAGGAGTCAATAGGAGTTGTATACTGCTAGGGAAACTGTAGGTGTCAATAGGAGTTGTATACTGCTAGGTGAAACTGTAGGTGTCAATAGGAGTTTTATACTGCTAGGTGAAACTGTAGGTGTCAGTAGGAGTTGTATACTGCTAGGTGAAACTGTAGGTGTCAATAGGAGTTGTATACTGCTAGGTGAAACTGTAGGTGTCAATAGGAGTTGTATACTGCTAGGTGAAACTGTAGGTGTCAATAGGAGTTGTATACTGCTAGGTGTATACTGTAGATGTCAATAGGAGTTGTATACTGCTAGGTGAAACTGTAGGTGTCAATAGGAGTTGTATACTGCTAGGTGAAACTGTAGGTGTCAATAGGAGTTGTATACTGCTAGGTGAAACTGTAGGTGTCAATAGGAGTTGTATACTACTAGGTGAAACTGTAGGTGTCAATAGGAGTTGTATACTGCTAGGTGAAACTGTAGGTGTCAATAGGAGTTGTATACTGCTAGGTGAAACTGTAGGTGTCAATAGGAGTTGTATACTGCTAGGTGAAACTGTAGGTGTCAATAGGAGTTGTATACTGCTAGGTGAAACTGTAGGTGTCAATAGGAGTTGTATACTGCTAGGTGAAACTGTAGGTGTCAATAGGAGTTGTATACTGCTAGGTGAAACTGTAGGTGTCAATAGGAGTTGTATACTGCTAGGTGAAACTGTAGGTGTCAATAGGAGTTGTATACTGCTAGGTGAAACTGTAGGTGTCAATAGGAGTTGTATACTGCTAGGTGAAACTGTAGGTGTCAATAGGAGTTGTATAATGCTAGGTGAAACTGTAGGTGTCAATAGGAGTTGTATACTGCTAGGTGAAACTGTAGGTGAACATTTAATTGAAAATGCCTTCAGTTTGTgtactgctgtctgtctctacaggcTACGTGACATCATGGCTATCTATCCCTGCAGTGGCTGCGTTGATTTCTTTCATAATTCCAACTAACTGAAACTGCACCGTGGAGCCTACCAATGATTGTTGTTCCCAAAGTAACACATTTTTCAAAAATAATAATTCAGAGACTACACCCGGGGAACAGGGGCGCAACATTCACTGGGGATGTGGGGGGTGGCATATACTTTTATCCACCCAAGTTTTATCATTGGGATGTGATACAAAACTAGGCAACGGTGTGcgttaggaccatgcggacacctCCGAGTGGCCAGGTAGGCTGTATGGAGTGTATCAgactggataaaaaaatatataatacaaaAGAAAGTTATGTTCCCCCCctcttctaaaaccaaagttgcgcccctgccgGGGACGTCCCGGCTCTGTTTGGGATGGATCAACCTGCTTGCTGCTGCTAGTGTAGACTGGGAGTCAAAGCCACAATACTTAAAGGGTTAGTTCATGATTTGAATTATCATATCTGATTTACAACTGGACGAGACTCCTTTCAGTCCATCCAATCAGTTTTTAGGACAGTGTTTTGGTTATTGAGAAACTGGCAGTATTCTCTTGGTTGCATTTACTTTGCGTAGCCCCTTAATCGTTTATCATTATCTTTGGACTTGGCTGCGAATATGGAGTTTCTGCCCCGGCCTTCAGAAACCTCTTTCTCAAAGCTACAGAACCGGATCACGTTCTACATGTGTTATTTTAAgtagctgccccccccccacactccacCTCCCTTCATGTTTCTGTCTTTCCTCAGCTTCTTCTGAACCACGGTGATGTAGCCTGTGTCTCTGCCTCTTATTtctgaacagctgaaataaaaagCCTGCGGATATGAGAAACTAACATTCAAGTCCATTATGAAGGCTACAACCTTCTCTGTCTGTTTTAATGGATTATACAATTGCACAAGCAGGATGCTGTCCTTACACATTGCATTGGAGCAAAAAACCATTAGCGTTTTGTGTGATGATGTAGGCTAATCTTTTTAGTTGCTGCCTTGTCGTAGCAACTAGCCAGAGTTGCTGCAAAAGAACACTACTATTTTACCTGTCTTCCTCCTGCTTAGCCAATATTTGCAATGATGATGAAAAAATAACATTAAACAGCTAACtagactgtgtctctgtcttaCTTCTGTATCATATGCTGCCTAGATAGCTGCATGTAACTATCTTCTAGTTTGTTGGAACATGTTGAGCATGTCTTTTgtgtacaacatgtaaataaTTACATGTAGCCTAACTCCCCttctaaaaaaacaacaacatgaaatCGTGCTTACTGCTTAATAGTCTACTGAGACGTGGAATGCAGTAGCTGGAACATGTCTTATGTGTTCAGCATGACGTTTGTAGGCTACACCAGACAAAGGCCTTCATCACTGATTAGAAAACAAGACACAGACATGCAGTCTAATTAGCGGTTTAATGTTATTTTTGTGCAGAAATACAGAAAATCCGGAAACACAAACACTTTGATTATTTTTCTCAGCTATTCAGGTGGGAGGAAGTCAgaggttttgagaaggaggtgaggagagaggacacgaggagtatgcaattgagattctcccagggTTTGGCAACGCTTCAAACGCAGACCCGATCAAGTCAATCAGAATCCTTTTATAAACCAATGGGATGGcctaactgtcacgccctgaccttagttatctttgctttctttattattttggttaggtcagggtgtgacaagggtggttggtttagtttttgtgttgtctaggtgtttttggcctgtctagggtttttgtatatctatggggttttagtatgtctaggtatatgtaggtctatggtggcctgaattggttcccaatcagagacagctgtttatcgttgtctctgattggggatactatttaggttgccattttccattttggttttgtgggttattgtctatgtgtagttgcatgtcagcactagtTATATGTATAGCGGCACGTTAATTTGTTAGTGCTCTTTCGTTATTGAAAGAGGAATGTAtacttatcacgctgcgccttggtctcatcgttACGATGAACGTGACACTAACCTATGTGGGTTAAATGGTTGGGAAGTTCAGCTTCATGAAACATTCTCATTTAACCATGCTTCATAATTATCACCCAAAATATAACTTACGCCCCTCTGCCTCCAAGACCTCAAATTATTTTGTAGTAACCTTGTGATGTTTATTTTATCATTAGGGTCTACATGAACATAAGACCCTTGCAGCCTACTGTGGGATCCTCAAAAAGAGACATCAGCACGTTCACAAGACCTCTGACACAGCAAAGGGAGCCGTTGGTGTTTTCACCTATGAGATGTTCAGTCCCTCCAAGAAGAAGCACACTGAGATAATAGCTGTCGTGTTCTCTGTGCCCTATGACTATAACTGGTACTCCAACTGGTTTGCAGTGGGAGTCTTCAACAGGGACAAAGGCTGTGATGACCCTCTTTATGATGAGATGTATAA is drawn from Oncorhynchus kisutch isolate 150728-3 unplaced genomic scaffold, Okis_V2 scaffold1948, whole genome shotgun sequence and contains these coding sequences:
- the LOC116368540 gene encoding DELTA-actitoxin-Afr1a-like, whose translation is MNVTLTYGLHEHKTLAAYCGILKKRHQHVHKTSDTAKGAVGVFTYEMFSPSKKKHTEIIAVVFSVPYDYNWYSNWFAVGVFNRDKGCDDPLYDEMYNSGQRKCQARSSKWLQYHVTIKASTSNSGCAVVKVCDN